One genomic segment of Balaenoptera musculus isolate JJ_BM4_2016_0621 chromosome 11, mBalMus1.pri.v3, whole genome shotgun sequence includes these proteins:
- the LOC118903870 gene encoding LOW QUALITY PROTEIN: protein FAM98B-like (The sequence of the model RefSeq protein was modified relative to this genomic sequence to represent the inferred CDS: inserted 3 bases in 2 codons; substituted 1 base at 1 genomic stop codon): MRGPEPGPKATMEGDVLDTLEALGYKGPLLEEQALMKAAEGGLSSPEFSELCVWLGSQIKSLCNLEESITSAGKDDLESFQLEMXGFLKEMACPYSVLVSGDIKDRLKKKDDCLKLLLFLSTELQALQILQNKKCKNSQLDKNSEIYQEVQAICDTLGIPKSTTSDIPLMLNQVESKVKDILSQVQKNHVGKPLLKIDLSLEQAEQLEXNDALSCEYECRRRMLMERLDVTVQSFGGSDRAKIKTDDIARIYQPKRYALSPKTTITLAHLLAAREDISKIISTSSGSSQEKTACAINKVLMGRVPDRGGRPNEIEPPPPEMPPWQKRQEGGGRGGWGGGGGGGGRGGSGSGRGGWGGGGRWSGGGGGGGRGGGFXGRGDYGGRGGYGGRGGYGGRGYGDP; this comes from the exons ATGAGAGGGCCGGAACCGGGTCCCAAAGCTACGATGGAGGGGGACGTGCTTGACACTCTAGAGGCGCTGGGGTATAAGGGACCACTGTTAGAAGAGCAAGCCCTTATGAAGGCAGCAGAGGGTGGACTGTCTTCACCTGAATTTTCAGAGCTCTGTGTTTGGTTAGGCTCTCAAATAAAATCATTGTGCAACTTGGAAGAAAGTATCACTTCAGCTGGGAAAGATGATCTAGAAAGCTTCCAGCTTGAgat tggctttttaaaagaaatggcaTGTCCATATTCTGTACTCGTATCAGGAGACATTAAAGACCGTTTAAAAAAGAAGGATGACTGTTTGaaacttctattatttttaagtacagAGCTTCAAGCTTTACAGATACTACAgaacaagaaatgtaaaaattctcaattaGATAAAAATAGTGAAATTTATCAGGAAGTTCAAGCTATCTGCGATACCCTTGGTATTCCCAAGTCAACAACTTCTGACATTCCACTTATGCTGAACCAAGTGGAATCAAAGGTGAAAGATATTCTCTCACAAGTCCAGAAAAATCATGTGGGAAAACCACTGCTAAAAATTGATTTAAGTCTGGAACAGGCGGAACAACTGG AGAATGATGCCCTTTCCTGTGAATATGAGTGCCGTCGGCGGATGTTGATGGAACGATTAGATGTAACAGTGCAGTCCTTTGGAGGGTCTGATAGAGCAAAGATAAAAACAGATGACATAGCAAGAATTTACCAGCCTAAGCGTTATGCTTTGTCACCCAAGACAACAATAACCTTGGCACATCTACTTGCTGCCCGTGAAGATATATCCAAGATCATCAGTACAAGTAGTGGCTCCAGCCAGGAGAAGACAGCATGTGCCATTAATAAGGTGCTGATGGGAAGAGTGCCTGACAGGGGAGGACGGCCGAATGAAATTGAACCACCACCCCCTGAAATGCCCCCTTGGCAAAAGAGACAAGAAGGCGGCGGAAGGGGTGGttggggtggtggaggtggaggtggtggtagaGGAGGTAGTGGGAGTGGTAGAGgtggttggggagggggagggaggtggagtggaggtggaggagggggtggtaGAGGAGGAGGTTTCTAAGGCAGGGGAGATTATGGTGGAAGAGGGGGCTATGGAGGAAGAGGGGGCTATGGTGGAAGAGGTTATGGAGATCCatga